One Neomonachus schauinslandi chromosome 9, ASM220157v2, whole genome shotgun sequence DNA segment encodes these proteins:
- the CNIH1 gene encoding protein cornichon homolog 1 isoform X2 has translation MAFTFAAFCYMLALLLTAALIFFAIWHIIAFDELKTDYKNPIDQCNTLNPLVLPEYLIHAFFCVMFLCAAEWLTLGLNMPLLAYHIWRYMSRPVMSGPGLYDPTTIMNADILAYCQKEGWCKLAFYLLAFFYYLYGMIYVLVSS, from the exons ATGGCGTTCACGTTCGCGGCCTTCTGCTACATGCTGGCGCTGCTGCTCACCGCCGCGCTCATCTTCTTCGCCATCTGGCAC attatagCATTTGATGAACTGAAGACTGATTACAAGAATCCTATAGACCAGTGTAATACCCTGAATCCT CTTGTACTTCCAGAGTACCTCATCCATGCTTTCTTCTGTGTCATGTTTCTTTGTGCAGCCGAGTGGCTTACACTGGGTCTCAATATGCCCCTCTTGGCATATCATATTTGGAG GTATATGAGTAGACCAGTGATGAGTGGACCAGGACTCTATGACCCTACGACCATCATGAATGCAGACATTTTAGCATATTGTCAGAAAGAAGGCTGGTGCAAATTAGCTTTTtatcttctagcatttttttaCTACCTATACgg catGATCTATGTTTTGGTGAGCTCTTAG
- the CNIH1 gene encoding protein cornichon homolog 1 isoform X1: MAFTFAAFCYMLALLLTAALIFFAIWHIIAFDELKTDYKNPIDQCNTLNPTVEKVKKIKRVKIALKLVLPEYLIHAFFCVMFLCAAEWLTLGLNMPLLAYHIWRYMSRPVMSGPGLYDPTTIMNADILAYCQKEGWCKLAFYLLAFFYYLYGMIYVLVSS; encoded by the exons ATGGCGTTCACGTTCGCGGCCTTCTGCTACATGCTGGCGCTGCTGCTCACCGCCGCGCTCATCTTCTTCGCCATCTGGCAC attatagCATTTGATGAACTGAAGACTGATTACAAGAATCCTATAGACCAGTGTAATACCCTGAATCCT ACAGTTGAAAAGgtcaaaaagattaaaagagtCAAAATTGCATTAAAG CTTGTACTTCCAGAGTACCTCATCCATGCTTTCTTCTGTGTCATGTTTCTTTGTGCAGCCGAGTGGCTTACACTGGGTCTCAATATGCCCCTCTTGGCATATCATATTTGGAG GTATATGAGTAGACCAGTGATGAGTGGACCAGGACTCTATGACCCTACGACCATCATGAATGCAGACATTTTAGCATATTGTCAGAAAGAAGGCTGGTGCAAATTAGCTTTTtatcttctagcatttttttaCTACCTATACgg catGATCTATGTTTTGGTGAGCTCTTAG